From a single Pseudorasbora parva isolate DD20220531a chromosome 15, ASM2467924v1, whole genome shotgun sequence genomic region:
- the LOC137041662 gene encoding uncharacterized protein, translated as MSHPEREPPVVRPRRRVNPPVYFEDYELSGPGPRRPQPQSPSYQGVHDDKPPSTTGHSRSTSPVSQASERSEWILNDQWDSTSERLREENAALQRQVRQLPELTATLEEMKRKNTALQQQASQLPEIISAVEEMRQQNVALFHELQNLKSERRAPTESVTSQMPSPRSHPPAARLQTPHPIPALRSRLLSAAKRQSGLAVQEETTELIGDLRNMNISSSSHERAFTTQYSDSPQFKYPDFQPYSLPRQMPEFMVPSQDQRRPAHAEYPPEHQLTSSIHERTYRGPAPTIPFLTSPDPREFSRLRIALENILPDDATEHFKFQILTDHLKLEEALLVADSYSNSRFPFTNTMRALNKMYGQPHQLALQRIAELMDGPNIRSGDVRAFRMFGLQVRSLVSMLQQLGPKGSVELECGSHVSRLLSKLPHDLRSGFKRYTHPLQVAIPTLLDFAEWLEYELQVQEDSSQYACHPKQDFSTRIKEVRREPKQPRRPTTILLGTEKSPSMSPSSAVSKPASFRTEKVQAFCPYCDNNKHYLNGCDNFKLLSKDMKIDWIKTKNRCWRCGRGHQAANCTLKTLCPTCNKKHLLVLHDVNDQVKPPQQSTVPSSAVLYVDRPTSGSKVLLKVTKVLIRNGNRAIEAYAVLDDGSERTIILHDAVEKLGLVGEPEDLVLRTVRQDTQVIHGAAVTFTVSPTVKPSKAYKIRNAFTAKALGLAEHTHPVSALQRKFKHLAGLPLQPLDKVHPVLLIGSDCPHLITSIQPVRLGPPGGPAAVRTRLGWTLQGPAQELSSHLATDQCFFTTLRPINDLYANVERLWQMDVLPYQSEKVITRSRQDKESIQLLQENTVRVNIDGVQRYATPLLRVKNMPRLYARKEAVLPQLRGTEKRLERDPDLAAAYQEELAKLVQAGYVVKLRQEQVDRTKEAWYIPHHIVQHNGKNRVVFNCSFSYQGHNLNELLLPGPTLGPSLLAVLLRFREHAIAISSDIRGMFHQVRLLPKDKPLLRYVWRDMQRDRLPDVYEWQVLPFGTTCSPCCASFALQKHVLDHSQPGEDTRVSVEKSFYVDNCLQSFDSPKTAKNLVDKLYSLLASGGFELRQWASNDPSVISHLPFDIQSQNSILWLCEGHQDVQESTLGLHWNCQSDTLSYKRRKPDCQMPTMRSIYQILASQYDPLGYIVPFTTRAKVIVQRLWDKKREWDDPRLPENLLDSWKQWESELEDLQHITLPRCYCSEELDCSTSNRQLHIFCDASEKAYGSVAYLRTENPQGKVEVAFVTARSRVSPKKQQSIPRLELCAALTGAQLAKVLKTELTLPLNDITLWSDSTTILTWLLSESCRFKVFVGTRVAEIQDLTESDTWRYVQSSDNPADAITRGRSPSDLTKDSRWNQGPAFLSQTPASWPEMPPFAHVTQDSELKRSNFCGLVTSSQLLPDPHKFSTFTDYLKALIPPSNESSSSIATAEDYKEAELTALRQIQEESFPDEMSHLKADKPLPSSSRLLCLAPELDNGTNLIRVGGRLRQISPLEEDNIHPIVLDPHHPVTKLIIKDYDYRLHHPGPERVFSELRRKYWVLRGRAAVKHHQRQCIDCQKWRANPHPPRMADLPPARLRIHQPVFYSTGIDCFGPYLIKVGRRNEKRWGIIFKCMTSRAVHIDLLSSMDSDSFLMALRRFIARRGKPSEILSDQGTNFKGGEKELREAFAALQPELQAQLASQQIEFTLNPPSAPHFGGCWEREIRSLKTALQVTLGAQTVTEEVLRTVLIEIEGILNAKPIGYTSSDIADPDPVTPNILLMGRRDASLPQVTYQDSEILSKRRWRHSQLLADHFWRQFICNYLPSLQTRQKWMSEKENLQVGETVMIVDQQLPRALWPVGRITQVYPGKDNRVRSAEIKVKDRTYLRPAIKIISLPPLPE; from the coding sequence ATGTCTCACCCAGAAAGAGAACCCCCTGTTGTGCGACCAAGAAGAAGAGTTAACCCTCCTGTTTACTTTGAAGACTACGAGCTTAGTGGACCTGGGCCTCGTCGACCACAACCACAGTCGCCTAGCTACCAGGGTGTACATGATGATAAACCGCCAAGTACTACAGGTCATTCCAGATCCACTTCACCAGTCAGCCAAGCATCAGAGCGGTCAGAATGGATACTCAATGATCAGTGGGACAGCACTTCTGAAAGACTGAGAGAGGAGAACGCTGCATTGCAACGACAAGTGAGACAGCTACCAGAGCTTACTGCCACGTTAGAGGAGATGAAGCGGAAGAACACTGCCTTGCAACAACAAGCTAGCCAGCTCCCTGAGATCATCTCTGCAGTCGAAGAGATGCGTCAACAAAATGTTGCACTTTTCCATGAGCTTCAAAACCTGAAATCTGAGCGGAGAGCTCCAACTGAATCAGTCACTTCACAAATGCCATCCCCACGCTCTCACCCTCCAGCAGCTCGCCTCCAGACTCCCCATCCGATACCAGCTCTGCGCTCGAGGCTGCTGTCTGCCGCTAAGAGACAATCAGGCCTAGCTGTGCAAGAGGAAACCACAGAGCTGATTGGCGACCTGAGAAACATGAACATTTCCTCCTCTTCACATGAGAGAGCCTTTACAACACAGTATTCTGACTCGCCGCAGTTCAAGTATCCAGACTTTCAACCATATTCTCTGCCACGTCAGATGCCTGAGTTTATGGTCCCATCACAGGACCAGAGGAGGCCAGCTCACGCTGAATACCCTCCAGAGCATCAACTTACCTCATCTATCCATGAGAGAACCTACAGAGGTCCAGCTCCTACTATTCCTTTCCTGACCTCTCCTGACCCTAGGGAGTTTTCAAGGTTGAGAATTGCATTAGAGAACATCCTGCCTGACGACGCCACAGAACACTTCAAGTTCCAAATCCTCACAGACCATCTGAAACTGGAAGAGGCCCTCCTGGTAGCGGACTCTTATAGTAATTCAAGGTTTCCATTCACAAACACtatgagagctctgaataaaatGTATGGTCAACCTCACCAATTAGCCCTGCAACGAATTGCTGAGTTGATGGATGGACCTAATATACGCAGTGGAGATGTCAGAGCCTTCAGGATGTTTGGTCTGCAGGTGCGCTCGCTTGTCAGTATGTTGCAACAGCTGGGTCCCAAAGGTAGTGTAGAGCTAGAATGTGGATCACATGTGTCTCGACTCCTAAGTAAACTGCCACATGACCTCAGATCTGGTTTCAAACGGTACACCCACCCTCTGCAAGTTGCTATTCCAACACTGCTAGACTTCGCTGAATGGCTGGAATATGAGCTTCAGGTTCAGGAAGACAGTAGCCAGTATGCTTGTCACCCAAAGCAGGATTTCTCAACACGCATCAAAGAGGTGAGAAGAGAGCCTAAGCAGCCGCGCAGACCAACTACTATTCTCCTTGGGACTGAAAAGTCACCGTCCATGTCGCCGTCTTCAGCCGTATCGAAACCAGCTTCATTCCGAACAGAGAAGGTACAGGCTTTTTGTCCATACTGTGACAACAacaagcattatttgaatggCTGTGACAACTTTAAGCTTCTCAGCAAAGACATGAAGATAGACTGGATAAAGACAAAGAACAGATGTTGGCGCTGTGGTCGTGGACATCAAGCAGCTAACTGCACACTAAAGACTCTCTGCCCAACCTGCAACAAGAAGCACCTTCTGGTACTGCATGACGTCAATGATCAAGTCAAGCCACCTCAGCAGAGTACAGTTCCTTCTAGTGCAGTTTTGTATGTTGACCGCCCAACATCCGGCAGTAAAGTGCTGCTCAAAGTTACTAAGGTTCTGATCAGGAATGGTAACAGGGCAATAGAGGCTTATGCGGTGTTGGACGATGGATCAGAGCGTACCATCATCCTGCATGATGCAGTGGAGAAATTGGGACTTGTGGGGGAGCCCGAAGACCTTGTGCTTCGCACAGTGAGACAAGATACTCAGGTTATTCACGGGGCGGCTGTGACCTTTACCGTGTCCCCAACTGTTAAACCCAGTAAAGCCTACAAGATCCGAAATGCATTCACAGCCAAAGCACTTGGTCTAGCCGAACATACTCACCCAGTCAGTGCCCTGCAAAGGAAGTTCAAACATCTTGCCGGGTTACCACTACAACCGCTGGACAAGGTACATCCTGTGCTTCTCATTGGCTCTGATTGCCCCCATCTTATCACATCTATACAGCCAGTCAGACTGGGGCCCCCTGGTGGTCCGGCAGCAGTGAGAACACGTCTGGGATGGACCCTGCAGGGTCCAGCTCAAGAATTGAGCAGTCATCTTGCCACTGATCAATGTTTCTTCACCACGCTGCGGCCCATCAATGACCTCTATGCAAACGTGGAGAGACTGTGGCAAATGGACGTTCTGCCCTATCAGAGTGAAAAGGTGATCACCAGGTCACGCCAAGACAAAGAGTCCATTCAGCTTCTGCAAGAAAACACTGTAAGAGTAAATATTGATGGTGTCCAGCGATACGCAACTCCTCTGCTTCGTGTTAAGAACATGCCTCGTCTCTATGCACGTAAGGAAGCGGTCTTACCACAGCTGAGGGGAACTGAGAAACGTCTAGAAAGGGACCCTGATCTGGCTGCAGCATACCAAGAGGAACTGGCCAAGCTAGTGCAGGCTGGGTATGTGGTCAAACTTAGACAGGAGCAGGTGGACAGAACAAAAGAGGCCTGGTACATTCCACACCACATAGTGCAGCATAATGGGAAGAACAGGGTAGTCTTTAACTGTTCATTCTCATACCAAGGGCACAATCTGAATGAGCTCCTATTACCTGGTCCAACACTTGGTCCATCACTTCTGGCAGTCCTTCTGCGTTTCCGGGAACACGCTATTGCCATCAGCAGTGACATCCGTGGCATGTTCCATCAGGTGCGCCTTTTGCCAAAGGATAAACCACTGCTGAGATACGTCTGGAGAGATATGCAAAGAGATAGGCTCCCGGATGTCTATGAATGGCAGGTGCTGCCGTTCGGGACCACTTGCAGTCCATGTTGTGCTTCGTTTGCTTTACAGAAACATGTTCTAGATCACAGTCAGCCTGGAGAGGACACACGGGTTTCTGTAGAGAAGTCATTCTATGTTGACAATTGCCTTCAGAGCTTTGATTCCCCTAAAACGGCCAAGAATCTAGTTGACAAACTTTACAGCCTCCTGGCATCTGGTGGCTTTGAGCTACGACAGTGGGCCAGTAATGACCCTTCGGTTATCAGCCATCTGCCATTCGATATTCAGTCTCAGAACAGCATCCTCTGGCTCTGTGAAGGCCACCAAGATGTCCAGGAATCAACGCTTGGCCTGCATTGGAATTGTCAATCAGACACACTCTCCTACAAACGACGCAAACCTGACTGTCAAATGCCCACCATGCGAAGTATCTACCAAATACTTGCTAGCCAATATGATCCCCTTGGCTACATTGTTCCCTTCACTACTCGAGCTAAGGTAATAGTGCAAAGGTTGTGGGACAAAAAAAGAGAGTGGGATGACCCACGTCTACCAGAGAACCTATTAGACTCTTGGAAACAGTGGGAGAGCGAGTTGGAAGACCTGCAGCACATCACTTTGCCCAGATGTTATTGTAGCGAAGAACTGGACTGTTCCACTAGTAACAGGCAGCTTCACATCTTTTGTGATGCCTCAGAGAAGGCCTATGGCTCTGTGGCGTACTTAAGAACAGAGAATCCTCAAGGTAAAGTGGAGGTGGCCTTTGTAACCGCTAGGTCCCGTGTTTCCCCCAAGAAACAACAAAGCATTCCACGTCTTGAGCTGTGTGCAGCACTCACAGGGGCACAGCTGGCTAAAGTCCTGAAAACAGAGCTAACCTTACCACTCAACGACATCACACTATGGTCTGACTCCACTACAATACTGACCTGGCTTTTATCAGAGTCTTGTCGCTTTAAGGTTTTTGTGGGGACCAGAGTGGCAGAGATCCAGGACTTAACTGAATCTGATACCTGGCGTTATGTACAGTCAAGCGACAACCCAGCGGATGCCATTACAAGAGGAAGATCTCCCTCTGATCTCACCAAAGACAGCCGATGGAATCAAGGTCCAGCATTCCTCAGTCAGACACCAGCCAGCTGGCCAGAAATGCCGCCATTTGCCCACGTAACCCAAGACAGTGAACTGAAAAGGTCAAACTTCTGTGGACTGGTAACTTCTTCTCAGTTATTACCAGATCCTCATAAATTTTCCACCTTCACTGACTACCTAAAGGCCCTCATACCACCATCGAATGAGAGCTCTTCCTCAATTGCTACTGCAGAGGACTATAAAGAAGCTGAGCTCACAGCCCTCCGTCAGATCCAGGAGGAATCATTCCCAGATGAGATGTCGCACTTGAAAGCTGATAAACCATTGCCAAGCAGTAGTCGACTGCTGTGTCTAGCCCCTGAACTAGATAATGGCACCAATCTCATTCGAGTTGGTGGTCGTCTCAGACAGATCAGTCCGCTAGAAGAGGATAACATCCACCCCATCGTCCTTGACCCACATCACCCAGTCACCAAGTTGATCATCAAAGACTATGATTATCGCCTGCACCACCCTGGGCCAGAGAGGGTGTTTTCAGAACTCAGGAGGAAATACTGGGTATTAAGAGGACGAGCAGCAGTCAAACATCATCAACGCCAATGCATTGATTGCCAGAAATGGCGGGCCAACCCGCATCCCCCCAGAATGGCAGACCTCCCACCAGCCAGGTTGAGAATTCACCAGCCAGTTTTCTATTCTACTGGGATAGATTGCTTTGGTCCCTATCTCATAAAGGTGGGGAGAAGAAATGAAAAACGCTGGGGGATCATTTTCAAGTGTATGACCTCACGTGCAGTGCATATTGATCTCCTCTCAAGTATGGACAGTGATTCATTCCTGATGGCCCTTCGTCGCTTCATTGCACGGCGAGGAAAACCCTCTGAAATCCTTTCAGATCAAGGTACGAATTTCAAAGGTGGTGAAAAGGAACTTAGGGAGGCTTTTGCAGCTCTTCAGCCTGAGCTCCAGGCTCAACTTGCAAGCCAGCAAATTGAGTTCACTTTAAATCCACCCAGTGCACCACATTTCGGTGGATGCTGGGAGCGCGAAATTCGATCCCTGAAAACAGCCCTACAAGTGACCCTCGGAGCACAAACAGTCACTGAAGAAGTATTGCGGACTGTTCTCATTGAAATAGAGGGTATACTTAATGCCAAACCAATTGGCTACACATCTTCCGACATCGCCGACCCAGATCCAGTTACACCCAACATCCTGTTGATGGGGCGGCGGGATGCCTCACTTCCTCAAGTGACATACCAGGATTCGGAAATCCTTAGCAAACGGAGATGGAGGCATAGTCAGCTGTTAGCTGACCACTTTTGGAGGCAATTCATATGTAACTACCTACCCAGTCTTCAAACCAGACAGAAATGGATGTCAGAGAAGGAAAATCTACAAGTAGGTGAAACCGTTATGATTGTGGACCAACAGCTACCTCGCGCACTTTGGCCGGTCGGAAGGATTACACAGGTTTACCCAGGAAAAGATAATCGGGTCAGATCAGCTGAAATCAAAGTGAAGGATAGAACTTACTTGAGGCCAGCGATCAAAATCATCAGCCTACCTCCCTTGCCTGAGTGA